From Candidatus Finniella inopinata, a single genomic window includes:
- the rsmG gene encoding 16S rRNA (guanine(527)-N(7))-methyltransferase RsmG — MLISLRFFFLLSDLLPKDLNVPRETIKKLELYDQLLKKWNNAYNLVDQGTLLESISRHFLDSMQLYNLIDLEKSLIDLGSGAGFPGMVLAIMGATQVTLVESNRKKCLFLNEVSRQTSTMVEILNYRLETIQDKFHQITARAFTNLAELLLIMQNVSRETGGVGFFLKGETWQQEIESSLQQGWRFSYEAIPSTTQEKGAIIKVWDVRK, encoded by the coding sequence ATGTTAATTAGTTTAAGGTTCTTTTTCTTGCTCTCTGATCTTCTTCCCAAGGACCTCAATGTTCCACGTGAAACAATCAAAAAACTAGAATTGTACGATCAGCTTCTGAAAAAATGGAATAATGCCTACAATCTAGTTGATCAAGGCACACTCCTCGAATCCATATCTCGACATTTCCTCGACAGCATGCAACTTTATAATCTGATTGATCTTGAAAAATCTCTTATCGACTTAGGATCTGGGGCTGGTTTTCCTGGAATGGTTCTTGCTATTATGGGTGCAACTCAAGTAACATTAGTCGAATCAAATCGAAAAAAATGTCTCTTCTTGAACGAAGTCTCTCGCCAAACATCAACAATGGTTGAGATCTTGAATTACCGATTAGAAACCATTCAAGACAAATTTCACCAAATCACAGCCCGAGCCTTTACAAACTTAGCGGAACTGCTCCTGATCATGCAGAATGTTTCACGTGAAACAGGTGGCGTAGGTTTTTTCTTAAAAGGCGAAACATGGCAACAGGAAATCGAATCATCCCTGCAGCAAGGGTGGAGGTTTTCCTATGAAGCAATTCCCAGCACAACCCAAGAAAAAGGAGCCATCATAAAAGTATGGGACGTACGTAAATGA
- a CDS encoding ParA family protein, with product MKPAKIIVVANQKGGVGKTTTAVNIATALAAVDRKVLLVDFDPQANASTGVGVLRKNKHLTSYDMLIGKCTIGECMLKSSIPGLMLIPAGIQLVGAEIELVNIENRETIFKTLVDPYRQIFDYIIIDCPPSMGLLTLNALVAADGVLVPLQCEYYALEGLSYLLNSIQKIKRNFNEKLALFGIVLTMYDRRSSLCSQVAADVRFHLKDKVFKTVIPRNVKVSEAPSHGKPVLLYDVGCIGSQSYMELAKEILIKEKE from the coding sequence ATGAAACCAGCCAAAATTATTGTTGTTGCGAATCAAAAAGGTGGCGTCGGAAAAACAACAACGGCCGTGAATATTGCAACAGCCCTTGCCGCTGTTGATCGAAAAGTTCTGTTGGTGGATTTTGACCCCCAGGCTAATGCGTCAACCGGGGTCGGAGTCTTGCGGAAAAACAAACATTTAACAAGCTATGATATGCTGATTGGGAAATGCACAATTGGAGAATGCATGCTTAAAAGCAGCATCCCAGGCCTAATGCTTATTCCAGCCGGAATCCAACTTGTTGGAGCCGAGATTGAACTTGTTAATATTGAAAATCGAGAGACAATATTTAAGACGCTGGTTGATCCCTATCGACAAATCTTTGACTACATCATTATTGATTGCCCCCCGTCTATGGGGCTTTTAACACTTAATGCATTGGTTGCAGCGGACGGTGTTTTGGTGCCTTTGCAATGCGAATATTATGCTTTGGAAGGGTTGAGCTATCTTTTAAACTCTATACAAAAGATAAAACGGAATTTTAATGAGAAATTGGCATTATTCGGGATTGTCTTAACGATGTATGATAGAAGAAGTTCTTTATGTTCCCAAGTGGCTGCAGACGTGCGATTTCATTTAAAGGATAAGGTTTTTAAAACCGTTATTCCCCGAAATGTAAAGGTATCAGAGGCCCCCTCCCATGGAAAACCTGTGTTACTCTATGATGTGGGGTGCATTGGATCACAATCTTATATGGAACTCGCAAAAGAAATTTTAATTAAAGAAAAGGAATAA
- a CDS encoding ParB/RepB/Spo0J family partition protein — MNSSKENKTLGRGLSALLGDMGDYGDSNTDRRFQNQSIDIDYIKPGKMQPRQYFDPEKMETLTNSIKQKGVLQPLVVRKLDDDFFEIIAGERRWRAAQAAGLTTIPVVEIICTDEEALEIGLIENLQRDDLNPMEEAESFQRLIDDHKKTQEEIAFSISKSRSYVANMLRLNGLPEPVKALIREGKLSAGHARSIAKANDIEQVAQKIIQDKLSVRDTENLVRRERQPAFNQPTIDPDIDMITRRIGERLGMKTKIQFTRDGGALTFYFQSYEQLDELVGYLSSV, encoded by the coding sequence ATGAATTCCTCAAAGGAAAATAAAACACTAGGCCGGGGCCTTTCTGCATTGCTTGGTGATATGGGCGACTACGGTGATTCTAACACAGACCGAAGATTCCAGAATCAATCGATTGATATCGACTACATCAAACCTGGAAAAATGCAGCCTCGTCAATATTTTGACCCGGAAAAAATGGAAACTTTGACAAATTCCATAAAGCAGAAGGGCGTTTTACAGCCTTTGGTTGTAAGAAAACTAGACGATGATTTTTTTGAAATCATTGCGGGTGAGCGTCGATGGCGTGCAGCACAGGCCGCAGGACTCACAACGATTCCGGTGGTTGAAATTATTTGCACCGATGAAGAAGCCTTAGAAATCGGTCTTATTGAAAACCTTCAGAGGGATGATTTGAACCCTATGGAAGAGGCCGAATCTTTTCAACGCCTTATTGATGATCATAAAAAGACTCAAGAGGAGATTGCCTTTTCCATCAGCAAAAGCCGTAGCTACGTTGCCAACATGCTCAGGCTAAACGGTTTGCCAGAGCCAGTGAAAGCCCTTATCAGAGAAGGTAAATTATCGGCAGGGCATGCGCGCAGCATTGCCAAGGCAAACGATATTGAGCAGGTGGCCCAAAAAATTATTCAAGATAAGCTGTCGGTGAGAGACACTGAAAATCTTGTCCGCCGCGAACGCCAACCTGCCTTTAATCAACCGACGATTGATCCTGATATAGATATGATTACCCGACGAATTGGGGAACGTTTGGGTATGAAAACTAAAATTCAATTTACCAGGGACGGCGGTGCTTTGACTTTTTATTTCCAAAGCTACGAGCAGCTTGACGAGCTTGTTGGTTATTTAAGCTCTGTATAA